The following are from one region of the Paenibacillus sp. JZ16 genome:
- a CDS encoding ABC transporter permease translates to MFYRLQEVYRYRQMLKSMVLTDLRTRYKGSVLGFLWTFINPLLMLVIYSLVFSSIMRMNIDNYPMFLFVAILPWIFFSTSLQSSAAVVLRNNSLVKKIYFPREILPISVVIGGVINYLFGLVILIPALLIFGVKISHAILLFPIVLIIHAFITLGLSFVVASINIFFRDLEHILSFLLQFLFYLTPIIFSLDYIPEKFQYLFKLNPLSYIIEAYRDIFFYGVLPQMDKLGLYALVSILILIGGWFIYHILQRKFAEEI, encoded by the coding sequence ATGTTTTATCGCTTGCAAGAGGTTTATCGTTATAGGCAAATGCTTAAGAGCATGGTACTTACTGATTTAAGAACAAGATATAAAGGATCAGTTCTTGGTTTTCTATGGACATTTATTAATCCATTATTGATGCTTGTTATTTATTCACTAGTATTTTCGTCTATAATGAGAATGAATATTGATAATTATCCTATGTTTCTTTTTGTAGCAATATTACCGTGGATATTTTTCTCTACTTCTCTTCAGAGTAGTGCAGCAGTTGTATTGAGAAACAATAGCTTAGTTAAAAAAATATATTTCCCTAGGGAGATTTTACCTATATCGGTAGTTATCGGGGGAGTTATTAACTACTTGTTTGGGTTAGTTATATTGATTCCGGCTTTATTAATATTTGGAGTGAAAATCAGCCATGCTATACTTCTATTCCCAATTGTACTAATTATACATGCATTTATCACTCTCGGTCTCTCATTTGTAGTTGCTTCTATAAATATTTTCTTTAGAGATTTAGAACATATCCTTTCATTCTTACTGCAATTCCTTTTTTACTTAACGCCGATTATTTTTAGCTTGGATTATATTCCTGAAAAGTTTCAATATTTGTTTAAATTAAACCCATTGTCTTACATTATTGAGGCTTATCGAGATATATTTTTTTACGGTGTCCTCCCACAAATGGATAAGCTTGGACTCTATGCTCTTGTCTCTATCCTTATATTAATTGGAGGTTGGTTTATATATCATATTTTACAACGTAAATTTGCTGAGGAAATATAA
- a CDS encoding GDP-mannose 4,6-dehydratase: protein MKALITGVNGFVGRHLEDYLLSQQIEVWGTSRSVNHEQDHLNRVQLDFNQEEAIVQLLNTIKPDLIFHLAAQSSVAKSWVQVSRTLDANVTNTALFYDAIKQSEISDTVKILSIGSSEEYGIVSKENIPISETDSLNPTNPYGISKVTQYMLAKFYSSLGLHIVHVRPFNHIGPGQKLGFVASDFSYQIAKIELGLIDPVIKVGNLSAKRDFLDVRDIVRAYGQIIMEGVSGEVYNICSGEPIEISTILSTLVSLSKLRIEVITDQSLLRDVDIPLYVGSNRKIKNIIDWKQEIPIDRTLLEVLNFWRGKIQIVE from the coding sequence ATGAAAGCCTTGATTACAGGCGTTAACGGTTTTGTAGGTAGGCATTTGGAAGATTACCTGCTCTCCCAGCAGATTGAAGTTTGGGGGACCAGCCGAAGTGTTAATCACGAGCAAGATCATTTAAACAGGGTTCAGCTTGATTTTAATCAAGAGGAAGCCATTGTTCAATTGCTGAATACTATAAAACCTGATCTAATCTTCCATTTAGCAGCTCAAAGTTCGGTGGCAAAGTCCTGGGTACAAGTGTCCAGGACTTTGGATGCTAACGTTACCAATACTGCATTATTTTATGACGCCATCAAACAATCCGAAATATCCGATACAGTAAAAATTCTTTCTATTGGATCTTCAGAGGAATATGGGATTGTATCTAAGGAGAACATCCCAATTTCGGAAACAGACTCTCTTAATCCTACAAATCCTTATGGAATTTCAAAGGTTACTCAGTATATGCTGGCTAAATTTTATTCATCACTTGGTCTACATATTGTTCATGTAAGGCCATTTAATCATATCGGGCCAGGGCAGAAATTGGGATTTGTTGCTTCTGACTTCTCCTATCAAATTGCTAAGATAGAGTTAGGCTTAATAGATCCTGTTATAAAAGTTGGTAATCTGTCTGCGAAAAGGGATTTCCTTGATGTTAGAGATATCGTTAGGGCGTATGGACAAATAATAATGGAGGGGGTATCGGGAGAAGTTTATAATATATGCTCTGGAGAACCTATCGAGATATCTACTATACTTAGTACTTTAGTAAGTTTATCAAAATTAAGAATAGAAGTTATAACTGATCAAAGCTTGTTAAGAGATGTCGATATTCCTCTGTATGTAGGTTCAAACAGAAAAATTAAAAATATTATTGATTGGAAACAAGAAATTCCAATAGACAGAACCCTGCTTGAAGTTTTGAACTTTTGGCGCGGGAAAATACAAATCGTTGAATGA
- the gmd gene encoding GDP-mannose 4,6-dehydratase, whose translation MNKKALITGITGQDGSYLAELLLSKGYKVYGLRRRTSVPILENIEHIKNEIEFIEGDLLDQGSLINAVKKSNPDEVYNLAAQSFVATSWDQPVLTGQATGMGVTNMLEAVRIVKPEARFYQASSSEMFGKVVETPQKETTPFYPRSPYGVAKVYGHWITVNYRESYNMFACSGILFNHESPRRGVEFVTRKVTDAVARIKLGLQSELRMGNLDAKRDWGFAGDYVKAMWLMLQQETPEDYVISTGETHTVEELVEIAFSHVGLNWRDYVVIDQKFVRPAEVDLLLGDCSKAKSKLGWELEVGFEQLVKMMVDSDLNRLK comes from the coding sequence ATGAATAAAAAAGCGCTAATTACAGGCATTACTGGACAAGACGGATCATATTTGGCTGAGCTTCTGCTCTCCAAGGGATATAAAGTTTATGGATTACGAAGAAGAACGAGCGTTCCAATTCTTGAAAACATTGAACATATCAAAAATGAAATCGAATTTATCGAAGGTGATTTGTTAGATCAGGGATCTCTTATTAATGCAGTGAAAAAATCTAATCCAGATGAAGTGTATAACTTAGCGGCGCAATCCTTTGTTGCAACCTCTTGGGATCAACCCGTACTCACGGGACAAGCAACCGGTATGGGAGTAACTAATATGTTAGAAGCAGTACGAATTGTAAAGCCAGAGGCTAGGTTTTATCAAGCTTCTAGCAGTGAAATGTTTGGTAAAGTAGTTGAAACCCCTCAAAAAGAAACAACTCCGTTCTACCCAAGAAGCCCATATGGTGTGGCGAAGGTATACGGCCATTGGATTACAGTGAATTATAGAGAAAGTTACAATATGTTTGCTTGTTCAGGTATTCTCTTTAATCATGAATCACCTCGTCGTGGTGTTGAATTTGTTACGCGGAAGGTTACAGACGCAGTGGCTAGAATTAAGTTGGGACTTCAAAGTGAGCTTCGTATGGGGAACCTAGATGCGAAAAGAGACTGGGGATTTGCTGGAGATTATGTTAAAGCAATGTGGCTGATGCTTCAACAGGAAACACCAGAAGATTACGTTATTTCAACAGGTGAAACACACACGGTTGAAGAATTAGTTGAGATTGCCTTTAGTCATGTCGGTCTTAACTGGAGAGATTATGTGGTTATTGACCAGAAGTTTGTGAGACCGGCTGAGGTTGATCTGCTATTAGGTGACTGTTCTAAAGCTAAGAGTAAGCTCGGATGGGAACTAGAAGTCGGTTTTGAACAGTTGGTGAAGATGATGGTGGATAGTGATCTTAACAGACTAAAATAA
- a CDS encoding mannose-1-phosphate guanylyltransferase, whose protein sequence is MTITCVIMAGGKGERFWPKSRTNLPKQFLNISGNKSMIQQSIHRLEKLVDISQIFIVTNELYAELLKAQIPHLPNSNIIIEPVGRNTAPCVGLASIVIEEKFPDSTMVVIPSDHIIENDEGFIKIIKTAVDVAQEGSNLVTLGIKPTYPETGYGYIESSGESTQLNDLDIIKVSKFVEKPDTETAQSYLKSGNYYWNSGIFVWKVSVIRNYIKELMPDMHDVLETMKATFDFPERDETIKSEFSKMPDQSIDYGIMEKVSNIYMIPCVFGWDDVGSWTALERINDLDEDGNVIKGNILNLDTKRCIIESNGKLIATLGIEDLIIVDTEDVTLICTKDKAQEVKLLLKELRNQKREQYL, encoded by the coding sequence ATGACAATAACCTGTGTAATTATGGCTGGTGGAAAAGGTGAAAGGTTTTGGCCAAAGAGTCGGACTAATTTGCCAAAGCAATTTTTAAATATATCAGGTAATAAATCGATGATTCAGCAATCTATACATAGATTAGAGAAACTCGTAGATATCAGCCAAATTTTCATTGTAACCAACGAGTTATACGCTGAACTTTTAAAGGCACAAATTCCGCATTTACCAAACAGCAATATCATTATTGAACCAGTGGGGCGAAATACAGCACCGTGTGTTGGGTTAGCTTCGATCGTCATTGAGGAAAAATTCCCTGACAGTACCATGGTTGTTATTCCATCCGACCATATTATCGAGAATGACGAAGGATTTATTAAAATTATCAAAACTGCTGTTGATGTTGCTCAAGAGGGGTCGAATCTTGTTACACTAGGTATTAAACCTACCTACCCAGAAACTGGATATGGTTATATTGAAAGTTCTGGTGAATCCACGCAATTAAATGATCTAGATATAATAAAAGTTAGTAAGTTTGTTGAGAAACCTGACACTGAGACAGCTCAATCTTATCTTAAGTCTGGAAATTATTATTGGAATAGCGGCATTTTTGTATGGAAAGTTAGCGTGATTCGGAATTATATTAAAGAACTGATGCCTGATATGCATGATGTTCTAGAGACCATGAAGGCTACTTTTGACTTTCCAGAGCGTGATGAAACTATCAAAAGCGAGTTTTCTAAAATGCCAGATCAATCTATTGATTACGGGATTATGGAGAAGGTTAGCAATATATACATGATCCCTTGTGTTTTTGGTTGGGATGATGTCGGAAGCTGGACAGCCCTTGAACGTATTAATGATCTTGATGAGGATGGTAATGTTATTAAAGGTAACATCCTGAATTTAGATACTAAGCGATGCATTATTGAAAGCAATGGGAAGTTAATTGCGACGCTTGGAATTGAGGACTTAATAATAGTAGATACAGAAGATGTAACTCTTATATGCACAAAGGATAAAGCTCAGGAGGTCAAGTTGCTACTAAAGGAACTAAGAAACCAAAAAAGGGAACAGTATCTCTAA
- a CDS encoding glycosyltransferase: MLYIKRVIYQFTYKLAVLTKPLITRLLSPGFRQRVKRALLKKAYPLEKSQDQSYGNNLEKGVNLLGYSRAEMGIGESCRIAANSMDSAGIPFGIINFKGTNSARMSDLTWLSKEIGEPKYNINLFHVNAEQMMEVYAQYGNSLFQNRYNIGFWHWELPDFPDEWLEAFELVDEIWVPSTFVADSIALKSPVPVVKMPHSIQVGINEARNREFFGLPDGVFLFLSMYDVKSYQERKNPKAVIKAFKAAFEPDDRSVGLVLKVNSYNSGKAELDELLELTSDYKNIYLIKDTISRNDINALLSVIDCFVSLHRSEGFGLGLAEAMYLGKPVIGTNWSSNIDFMNSTNSCLVRYSLINVGNDHGPYKAYQHWADPDIDHASDYMKRLVNNSDFYNSVASKGEAFIKEYYSPKAIGSLIQKRLEYINFWKFGGAK, encoded by the coding sequence GTGTTGTATATTAAAAGAGTAATATATCAATTTACATATAAGTTAGCAGTATTAACAAAGCCCCTTATAACTCGCTTGTTATCTCCTGGCTTTAGGCAAAGAGTGAAAAGGGCGCTTTTGAAGAAGGCTTATCCTCTAGAAAAGAGTCAAGATCAAAGTTACGGCAATAACCTGGAAAAGGGTGTTAATCTACTGGGCTATTCACGTGCGGAGATGGGGATTGGAGAATCATGTCGAATAGCTGCTAATAGTATGGATTCCGCGGGTATCCCTTTTGGAATTATTAATTTCAAGGGCACGAATAGTGCTAGAATGTCTGACCTTACATGGTTGTCGAAGGAAATTGGAGAACCTAAATACAACATTAACTTATTTCATGTTAATGCCGAACAAATGATGGAGGTCTACGCTCAATATGGAAATTCCTTGTTCCAAAATCGATATAATATCGGTTTTTGGCATTGGGAGTTACCGGATTTTCCAGATGAATGGCTAGAGGCTTTTGAACTTGTTGATGAAATCTGGGTTCCTTCTACATTTGTGGCAGATTCAATAGCTTTGAAAAGCCCAGTCCCTGTGGTGAAAATGCCGCACTCCATTCAGGTTGGTATAAATGAAGCTCGTAATAGGGAGTTCTTTGGTCTGCCCGATGGAGTCTTCCTGTTTTTATCTATGTATGATGTTAAGAGTTATCAAGAACGTAAAAACCCTAAGGCCGTGATAAAAGCGTTTAAAGCAGCCTTTGAGCCTGACGATCGATCAGTTGGATTGGTACTGAAAGTAAACTCATATAATAGCGGTAAAGCTGAACTGGACGAACTTTTGGAACTTACTAGTGATTATAAGAATATTTATTTGATTAAAGATACAATTAGCCGAAATGATATAAATGCCTTGCTTTCAGTTATAGACTGCTTTGTGTCTCTGCATCGAAGTGAAGGATTTGGCTTGGGGCTTGCAGAGGCCATGTATCTCGGGAAGCCGGTTATTGGGACAAATTGGTCTTCAAATATTGACTTTATGAATAGTACTAACTCGTGTTTAGTTAGATATAGCCTTATTAACGTCGGGAATGATCATGGTCCATATAAAGCCTATCAACATTGGGCGGATCCGGACATTGATCATGCAAGTGATTATATGAAACGCCTGGTTAATAACTCGGATTTCTATAACTCGGTTGCAAGTAAAGGGGAGGCTTTTATCAAAGAATATTATTCTCCGAAAGCTATTGGCTCATTAATACAAAAGAGACTTGAATATATTAACTTCTGGAAATTTGGGGGAGCGAAATGA
- a CDS encoding O-antigen ligase family protein, translating to MSNPVYGKKAATSRKGETRSVLFWVLISGIILFLAWTPFQTALFNGQMLVFEKPIFWAAILACLLLFLWIAHSYKSIQLKDQKDWLAVGVLLLPLTYILSLISAASHVLAMNMVIINCIYAIMFIIGLYVLRENLGNRMIQITIMTVSYLIVGFGLLNWFGQGKTAGAIAKWFSNTVLNGTYTHAVMTDSNGLRLTSVFQYANTYAAFLMAFLFAAVFFVTTSRKWYGQAFHSFMLVPIIVSLLLTLSRGGLVMLPVVFVLLLLFLKPAKQLLWILYCSIAGVTSLIISKPVTELGLKLNEAFSSTGALKGWGILLGVSAIVGILGWVIQSFIAPKLERSLDNWSVKKTSNLWIPLGSVAIGGLLIFLFIGTGLKNILPQNISVRLENINFNQHSVLERFTFYKDAMKVLADYPIIGAGGGAWASLYEQYQNNPYTSRQAHNFFLQYLIEVGIVGFVIFMSFILYIFYKYIRGYIKGNEGERNSHFLYLIIVLSILIHSILDFNMSYVFMGILVFLGLGGMAAVMDNKPVKKWSLKDSTARGAFSAIVGLCGILVMITSIRYVQAADSGMEAGRIVQVSSSFEEIKAPLDKDLSIRPSHPDSVLLTASLYQTIYKQNQDENFYSASVDLLNKALEAEPYNKSMLSRLIESYEMKQQPEQAYEVLINNAYKFKWDISWSEQIINKGYDLGMKALGAGDAATKDKYFKQATEAFAKVQTGIQHLATLPEGQLQGRSFENTPDMILHTGKMHFMMNQPEQASETLKLGIQEDLSQTTQQEIVRWYLAALQKQNLSDDALMGKLTQVDPNAKDNVQQLANLQF from the coding sequence TTGTCGAATCCAGTATACGGTAAAAAAGCCGCCACGTCGAGAAAAGGTGAGACGAGATCGGTTTTGTTTTGGGTGTTAATATCAGGAATAATTCTGTTTCTAGCATGGACGCCATTCCAGACGGCTCTATTTAACGGACAAATGTTAGTATTTGAGAAACCGATTTTCTGGGCAGCTATCTTGGCTTGTCTACTACTATTTCTCTGGATTGCTCATTCTTATAAAAGCATCCAATTAAAAGATCAAAAAGATTGGCTGGCCGTGGGTGTACTTTTACTCCCCCTAACTTACATACTCTCACTCATTAGCGCCGCCTCCCATGTTCTTGCCATGAATATGGTCATCATCAATTGTATCTACGCCATAATGTTTATCATCGGATTATATGTGTTACGCGAGAATTTGGGGAATCGAATGATTCAAATCACGATTATGACGGTTTCTTATCTGATCGTGGGATTCGGCTTACTCAACTGGTTTGGCCAAGGCAAGACAGCGGGCGCCATTGCGAAATGGTTTTCCAATACCGTTTTAAACGGCACGTATACCCATGCCGTCATGACTGACTCTAACGGTCTGCGTCTGACTTCGGTGTTCCAGTACGCGAATACTTATGCCGCTTTTCTCATGGCATTCCTTTTCGCGGCAGTCTTTTTCGTTACGACTTCTCGAAAATGGTACGGTCAAGCCTTTCATAGCTTCATGTTGGTACCCATCATCGTATCGCTGCTCTTGACGTTATCTCGGGGCGGTCTGGTGATGTTACCTGTTGTGTTTGTTTTGTTACTCCTATTCCTGAAGCCAGCTAAGCAATTATTGTGGATCCTATACTGCAGTATAGCAGGCGTGACTTCACTGATCATTTCCAAACCAGTAACAGAGTTAGGGTTGAAGTTAAATGAAGCCTTTAGCAGCACTGGTGCCCTTAAAGGCTGGGGTATTTTGCTTGGTGTTTCCGCTATTGTAGGAATTCTCGGATGGGTTATACAAAGTTTTATTGCTCCCAAACTTGAACGTTCTTTAGACAATTGGTCGGTTAAAAAAACCTCCAACTTATGGATTCCACTAGGTTCCGTTGCCATTGGAGGCTTGCTGATCTTCCTATTCATCGGTACCGGATTGAAAAATATACTACCGCAAAACATCAGCGTCCGACTCGAAAATATTAACTTTAATCAGCATAGTGTTCTGGAACGTTTTACATTCTATAAAGACGCCATGAAGGTGCTGGCTGACTATCCGATCATCGGAGCCGGAGGCGGAGCATGGGCTTCACTCTATGAGCAATATCAGAACAACCCATATACAAGCCGTCAAGCGCATAACTTCTTTTTGCAGTACTTGATCGAAGTTGGAATTGTCGGATTTGTGATATTCATGTCGTTTATCCTGTATATTTTCTACAAGTATATTCGCGGTTATATCAAAGGAAATGAAGGCGAACGTAATAGTCACTTCCTTTATCTGATCATCGTCCTTTCCATTTTGATTCATAGTATTTTGGACTTTAACATGAGTTATGTGTTCATGGGAATTCTAGTATTTCTGGGACTTGGCGGAATGGCAGCCGTAATGGATAATAAGCCAGTGAAAAAATGGAGCCTCAAAGATTCAACTGCCAGAGGTGCATTTAGTGCAATCGTCGGACTTTGCGGTATTCTTGTCATGATTACATCTATCCGGTATGTACAAGCTGCCGACTCTGGAATGGAAGCAGGCAGAATCGTTCAGGTCAGCTCTTCATTTGAGGAAATTAAGGCTCCCCTTGATAAAGACCTGAGCATACGCCCGAGCCATCCCGATTCAGTACTGTTAACCGCATCACTCTATCAGACTATATATAAGCAAAATCAAGATGAGAATTTTTATAGCGCATCTGTTGATCTACTAAATAAAGCGTTAGAAGCTGAACCATATAACAAATCTATGCTTAGTCGATTAATTGAAAGTTACGAAATGAAACAGCAACCGGAGCAAGCTTATGAAGTACTTATCAATAATGCCTATAAATTTAAATGGGACATTAGCTGGTCCGAACAGATTATCAATAAAGGTTATGATCTAGGGATGAAGGCACTTGGGGCTGGAGACGCAGCAACGAAAGACAAGTACTTCAAGCAAGCAACTGAAGCATTTGCCAAGGTTCAGACAGGTATTCAGCATTTGGCTACATTACCGGAAGGTCAATTGCAAGGGCGCTCATTTGAAAACACACCCGACATGATCCTCCATACAGGCAAAATGCACTTCATGATGAATCAACCAGAGCAAGCATCAGAAACTCTTAAGCTCGGCATACAAGAAGATCTCTCACAGACAACCCAACAGGAGATTGTGCGTTGGTATCTGGCAGCATTGCAAAAACAAAACTTGAGTGATGATGCCCTTATGGGGAAACTAACCCAAGTTGATCCGAATGCGAAGGACAATGTTCAACAACTTGCTAATCTTCAATTCTAA
- the galU gene encoding UTP--glucose-1-phosphate uridylyltransferase GalU → MNIRKAIIPAAGLGTRFLPATKAMPKEMLPIVDKPTIQYIIEEAVASGIEDIIIVTGKGKRAIEDHFDSSFELEHNLAEKGKWNLLEEVRKPSNMADIHYIRQKEPKGLGHAIWCARKFIGDEPFAVLLGDDIVESETPCLKQMMKVYDAYQSAIVGVQPVSWDEVDRYGIVDGLQKSERIYETSRLVEKPSRAEAPSNLAIMGRYILPPEIFDLLENQEVGKNGEIQLTDALSTLAHRRPIYAYHFDGMRHDVGEKLGFIETSIHYALQREDLREDLLAYLSGVLAKVR, encoded by the coding sequence ATGAACATTCGTAAAGCGATCATACCGGCCGCTGGACTTGGTACGCGTTTCCTGCCAGCCACGAAAGCGATGCCGAAAGAGATGCTTCCCATTGTGGACAAGCCGACCATACAATACATCATCGAGGAAGCGGTCGCTTCCGGCATCGAGGACATTATCATTGTGACGGGTAAGGGGAAGCGGGCGATTGAGGATCATTTTGATTCTTCATTTGAGCTGGAACATAACCTAGCAGAGAAAGGGAAATGGAACCTCCTCGAAGAAGTGCGGAAGCCCTCCAACATGGCAGATATCCATTATATCCGTCAAAAGGAACCTAAGGGGCTGGGTCATGCCATTTGGTGCGCACGCAAGTTCATTGGAGATGAGCCTTTTGCGGTGTTGCTAGGCGATGACATTGTAGAGTCAGAGACTCCATGTCTCAAGCAGATGATGAAGGTATATGATGCCTACCAATCTGCCATTGTAGGCGTTCAGCCGGTATCCTGGGACGAAGTGGATCGTTACGGGATCGTAGATGGACTTCAGAAATCAGAACGAATCTATGAAACATCAAGATTGGTAGAGAAGCCCTCCCGTGCCGAGGCGCCTTCCAATCTGGCCATCATGGGCCGCTATATTTTGCCGCCGGAAATCTTCGATTTGCTGGAGAATCAGGAGGTTGGAAAGAACGGGGAGATCCAACTGACCGATGCGCTCTCCACCTTAGCTCATCGGCGCCCCATCTATGCGTATCATTTTGACGGGATGCGCCATGATGTCGGAGAAAAGCTGGGTTTTATTGAAACCAGTATTCATTATGCATTGCAGCGGGAAGATTTGAGAGAGGATTTACTTGCATATTTAAGCGGTGTTTTGGCTAAAGTTCGGTAA
- a CDS encoding acyltransferase family protein, translating into MKERDAYFDNLKFILILLVVVGHLIEPFNGEAAMGAIYQFIYSFHMPLFIFAAGYFAKCIQSPKQYVGLLSGLVVPYFIFETLYTLFDYYMQGLDRLDFTYFYPNWILWFLFSMMLWKMLLPYLLMLKYPLVVCFAMSIMLGYSIDVDYYASISRTLYFLPFFLIGYVFKKEWLDAIKARSFQLLSIALLAGGFVLLYMLSPILDASWFYGAMPYLEFGLDSWYAGFYRMITYAFTVIMGLCVLSLIPESDTPFTARGVNTMYVFLLHGFIVKTMQHLSWFEAFRSTGGKLLLILFGTLLTWLLSSSWIKRGFGWIVEPNVGFLFHYRSKHRHERAETKRSDAKKSDA; encoded by the coding sequence ATGAAAGAGAGAGACGCCTATTTCGATAACCTCAAATTCATACTGATCCTGTTGGTGGTCGTGGGGCATCTCATCGAGCCGTTTAACGGCGAAGCAGCAATGGGAGCGATTTATCAGTTCATTTACTCGTTTCATATGCCGCTGTTTATTTTTGCGGCCGGTTATTTTGCCAAATGCATTCAATCCCCCAAACAATACGTCGGCCTGCTGTCGGGACTGGTCGTACCGTATTTCATATTCGAGACGCTCTATACCCTGTTCGACTATTACATGCAAGGCTTGGATCGGCTCGATTTCACGTACTTTTACCCCAACTGGATCCTGTGGTTCCTGTTCAGCATGATGCTCTGGAAAATGCTTCTGCCGTACCTGCTGATGCTCAAATACCCGCTCGTCGTCTGTTTCGCGATGTCCATCATGCTCGGGTACTCGATCGATGTCGACTATTACGCGAGCATTTCGCGCACGCTGTACTTCCTGCCATTTTTTCTCATCGGATATGTTTTCAAAAAGGAATGGCTGGATGCCATCAAGGCTCGATCCTTCCAGCTACTATCGATTGCCCTGCTCGCTGGCGGATTTGTCTTGCTGTATATGCTATCGCCAATTCTGGATGCCAGCTGGTTCTACGGAGCAATGCCTTATCTGGAGTTCGGCTTGGACTCGTGGTATGCAGGCTTCTACCGAATGATCACCTACGCGTTCACCGTCATCATGGGACTATGCGTCCTCTCCCTCATTCCGGAGTCGGATACGCCCTTCACCGCCCGTGGGGTTAATACCATGTACGTCTTTTTGCTTCACGGGTTCATCGTCAAAACGATGCAGCATCTGAGCTGGTTTGAAGCGTTCCGGTCTACCGGAGGCAAGCTGCTGCTAATCCTGTTCGGCACCCTCTTGACTTGGCTGCTATCCTCGTCTTGGATCAAACGCGGCTTCGGTTGGATCGTCGAGCCGAACGTCGGGTTTCTATTCCATTATCGATCCAAGCACCGCCATGAACGCGCCGAAACGAAGCGTTCCGACGCAAAAAAGAGTGATGCCTAA